The genomic region AGTTTTTCCTGGTCTGGATGTTCAACAAGTTCGCCTGGTTCTACAATTATTCGGCTTCCGGCCAGATCACCGCGCCTGAGCGCACCATCTTCGGCTATGCCGTGACCGGCCCGAACACCCAGCCCTGGGCGACCTATCTGTTTGCACTCACCATTGTTTTTGTTTTCGCCTGGATGGCGCGCAACCTGACCCGTGGCAGGCTCGGGCGTTCCTGGATGGCGATCCGCGACATGGACATTGCTGCGGAAATCATCGGGGTTTCGCCTCTCAAGGCCAAGCTGTCCGCATTTGCAGTATCGTCCTTCTATATCGGCATGGCCGGTGCGATGTTCTTTGCCAACTATCTGGGCGCCGCGGAAGTGACCGAGGCCTTCGGCATCGACAAGTCCTTCCTCGTTCTGTTCATGGTGATCATTGGCGGCCTTGGCTCGATCCTCGGTTCCTTCCTCGGTGCCGGATTTCTGGTGCTGTTGCCGGTGCTTTTGAAAAACATCATGGTCAACCAGTTCGGCTGGCCAACCGACCTTGCAGCCCATATCCAGATCATGCTGATCGGCGGGCTGATCGTGTTCTTCCTGATTGTCGAGCCCCACGGACTTGCCCAGCTTTGGCGGATCACCAAGGAGAAATTGCGGTTGTGGCCCTTCCCGTACTAGGGTTGGCTCCATCCGAAATGCCCTCTCGGGAGGAGAGGTTAATTTGTGTGTCTTAAAACCCCAGGAGGATATGACATGAAAATAAAGTCGATGTTGCTGGCTGCTGCCGTAGCTGCCACGATGGGAGTGGGTCCGGCCATGGCCGAACTCGTCTTCCCGTCGCTGAGCTACCGCACTGGTCCTTATGCGCCGAACGGTATTCCGTTCGCCGATGGCTACGCCGATTATCTCACGCTGATCAACGAACGCGATGGCGGCGTTGGCGGCGTCAAGATCGATAACCCGGAATGCGAGACCGGCTACAACACCGAGAAGGGTGTTGAATGCTATGAATCGACCAAGGGGATCGGTTCCGGCGCGCTGATCTATCAGCCGCTTTCGACCGGCATCACCTATCAGCTCATCCCCAAGGCGACCGCCGACGGCATTCCGGTCCATTCCATGGGCTATGGCCGTACGTCTGCCGCCAACGGCAAGGTGTTTGAGTGGATCTTCAACTATCCCGCAACCTACTGGGATGGTGCTTCCATTGCGGTCAAGCACATCATGGACCAGGAAGGCGGCGATATTTCCGGCAAGAAGATCACGCTGGTCTATCACAACTCCGCCTATGGCAAGGAGCCGATCCGTACCCTGGAAGAACTTTCCAAGAAACACGGCTTTACCTTCAACGCCATTCCGGTCGACCATCCCGGCCAGGAGCAGAAGTCACAGTGGCTTCAGATTCGCCGCGACCGTCCTGACTGGGTCCTGATGTGGGGCTGGGGTGTCATGAACCAGGTTGCCATTCAGGAAGCTGCCAATATCCGCTTCCCGATGGATCACTTCATCGGCATCTGGTGGTCTGGCTCTGAAAACGACGTACTGCCTGCCGGCGACGGTGCCAATGGCTACAAGGCTCTGGCGCTTGCAAATCCGGGCATGGACTATCCGATCTATGAAGATCTGAAGAAGCACGTATACGATGCCGGCAAAGCGGCAGGCGACGGCTCCAACGCCGGAACGGTGCTCTACAATCGTGGCATGTATGCTGCCCTGCTTGCTGTTGAGGCAGCCAAAAAGGCGCAGGAAATCCACGGTACCGCGCAGATCACCGCTGCCCAGATGCGTGACGGCATGGAAGCGCTCGAAATCACGGCCGATGGCATGGCTGCTCTTGGCCTGCCGGACTTCGGACCGGAATTCGCCGTGTCCTGCAGCAATCATGGCGGTTCGGGCGTCGGCAAGGTTCAGCAGTGGGATGCTTCGGCCAAAACCTGGTCTGTCGTTACCGACTGGATTGCGGCCGACCGTGACGTGATCGATCCGTTGATCGCCGAAGACTCCGAGGCATTCGCCAAGGAAAACAACATCACGCCGCGCGACTGCAA from Salaquimonas pukyongi harbors:
- a CDS encoding branched-chain amino acid ABC transporter permease, translated to MLYREAGDFKTTYSLDQQTFPIKSERWLFWIFIAFAFLVVPFLINDYWNKAVLMPLLIYCMAALGLNILVGYCGQVSLGTGGFMAVGAFAAYKLMTAFPGMDMFTVTILSGLVTAAVGILFGLPSLRIKGFYLAVATLASQFFLVWMFNKFAWFYNYSASGQITAPERTIFGYAVTGPNTQPWATYLFALTIVFVFAWMARNLTRGRLGRSWMAIRDMDIAAEIIGVSPLKAKLSAFAVSSFYIGMAGAMFFANYLGAAEVTEAFGIDKSFLVLFMVIIGGLGSILGSFLGAGFLVLLPVLLKNIMVNQFGWPTDLAAHIQIMLIGGLIVFFLIVEPHGLAQLWRITKEKLRLWPFPY
- a CDS encoding ABC transporter substrate-binding protein — encoded protein: MKIKSMLLAAAVAATMGVGPAMAELVFPSLSYRTGPYAPNGIPFADGYADYLTLINERDGGVGGVKIDNPECETGYNTEKGVECYESTKGIGSGALIYQPLSTGITYQLIPKATADGIPVHSMGYGRTSAANGKVFEWIFNYPATYWDGASIAVKHIMDQEGGDISGKKITLVYHNSAYGKEPIRTLEELSKKHGFTFNAIPVDHPGQEQKSQWLQIRRDRPDWVLMWGWGVMNQVAIQEAANIRFPMDHFIGIWWSGSENDVLPAGDGANGYKALALANPGMDYPIYEDLKKHVYDAGKAAGDGSNAGTVLYNRGMYAALLAVEAAKKAQEIHGTAQITAAQMRDGMEALEITADGMAALGLPDFGPEFAVSCSNHGGSGVGKVQQWDASAKTWSVVTDWIAADRDVIDPLIAEDSEAFAKENNITPRDCN